A window from Kovacikia minuta CCNUW1 encodes these proteins:
- a CDS encoding AIR synthase-related protein, with amino-acid sequence MSISTPLRVRKQRVAEAARNLSCVGADPLAITDNLNFGSPEKPIGYWQLAEACRGLAKACREFETPVTGGNVSLYNETLDANGTPQPIYPTPVVGMVGLIPDLTKICGQGWQAEGDLIYLLGSRLEAHKEHAIDRVVTLGGSEYLSTVHGLVTGQPPVTDFDLERRVQEACRTGIRQGWIHSAHDCAEGGVAVALAECCLSGGLGAEIQMPVKRGQKAGTPHLSPPHPLTRWDYLLFAEGGARILVSVARVRQEIWEDYLKQHLGHDWQRLGSVSSQDSVLRIQTADNHSLINVRMTEMDDRWHHSIAKYLAG; translated from the coding sequence ATGTCTATCTCAACCCCTTTGAGGGTGCGAAAGCAGCGGGTTGCTGAAGCTGCTCGTAACCTGAGTTGTGTGGGAGCCGACCCTCTGGCAATTACTGATAATCTCAACTTTGGTAGTCCCGAAAAACCCATCGGTTACTGGCAACTGGCAGAAGCCTGCCGGGGTTTAGCAAAAGCGTGTCGAGAGTTCGAAACACCCGTCACCGGGGGCAATGTCTCCCTCTACAACGAGACCCTAGATGCCAACGGTACGCCCCAGCCAATTTACCCAACGCCTGTGGTGGGAATGGTCGGACTCATTCCCGATTTAACTAAAATTTGTGGGCAGGGATGGCAGGCAGAGGGCGATCTGATTTATCTGCTGGGTTCCCGCCTGGAAGCACACAAGGAACACGCGATCGATCGGGTTGTCACCTTGGGCGGCTCGGAATACCTCTCAACCGTGCATGGGCTGGTTACAGGTCAACCTCCAGTTACTGACTTTGATTTAGAACGACGAGTCCAGGAAGCCTGCCGTACCGGCATCCGTCAGGGTTGGATACATTCTGCCCATGATTGTGCCGAAGGGGGGGTGGCAGTTGCTCTCGCAGAATGCTGCCTCAGTGGAGGTTTAGGCGCAGAAATTCAGATGCCAGTGAAGAGAGGGCAGAAGGCAGGCACCCCACACCTCTCACCCCCTCATCCCCTCACCCGTTGGGACTATCTCCTTTTTGCTGAGGGTGGAGCACGAATTTTAGTTTCAGTTGCGCGAGTCCGGCAGGAGATCTGGGAAGACTACCTGAAACAACATTTGGGGCACGACTGGCAAAGGTTAGGAAGCGTTTCCAGCCAGGATTCGGTGCTGCGAATCCAAACCGCTGATAACCATTCCTTAATCAACGTTAGGATGACAGAGATGGACGATCGCTGGCACCACTCAATTGCAAAGTATCTAGCGGGCTAA
- the purF gene encoding amidophosphoribosyltransferase, producing the protein MIPDHSFPVDPVSAQSSPSAMEPTSLLDRPDKPEEACGVFGVYAPGEDVAKLTYFGLFALQHRGQESAGIATFEGDRVRLHKEMGLVSQVFSESILKELPGDLAIGHTRYSTTGSSRVVNAQPAVVETRLGPLALAHNGNLVNTVELREELLQRNYNLVTTTDSEMIALAMSEEINNGKGWLEGAISAFHRCQGAFSLAIATPTGIMGSRDPNGIRPLVIGTLPQVDSNTPLRYVLSSETCGLDIIGADYLRDVEPGELVWITEEGLASFHWSKKSQPKLCIFEMIYFARPDSVMDDESLYSYRMRIGRRLAAESPIEADLVIAVPDSGIPAAIGYSQASGIPYAEGLIKNRYVGRTFIQPTQTMRESGIRMKLNPLKDVLTGKRIIIVDDSIVRGTTSHKIVKTLRDAGAIEVHMRISSPPGYPSLLLWN; encoded by the coding sequence ATGATTCCCGACCATTCTTTCCCTGTTGATCCCGTTTCCGCTCAGTCCAGCCCTTCAGCAATGGAGCCAACTTCTCTCCTTGATCGACCCGATAAACCAGAAGAAGCCTGTGGGGTTTTTGGGGTATATGCACCAGGGGAAGATGTGGCGAAGCTGACCTACTTTGGGCTATTTGCCCTTCAGCACCGGGGGCAGGAATCGGCAGGGATTGCCACTTTTGAAGGCGATCGAGTCCGTTTGCACAAGGAAATGGGATTGGTATCCCAGGTTTTTAGTGAATCAATTTTGAAGGAACTGCCGGGAGACCTGGCGATCGGTCACACCCGCTATTCCACCACAGGGTCCAGTCGGGTTGTGAATGCCCAACCCGCTGTAGTTGAAACCCGCTTAGGCCCTCTGGCACTGGCTCACAACGGAAATCTGGTTAACACCGTAGAGTTAAGAGAAGAACTGCTCCAGCGCAACTACAACTTGGTGACAACGACCGATTCTGAGATGATTGCATTGGCAATGTCAGAAGAAATTAACAATGGTAAAGGTTGGTTAGAAGGAGCCATTAGTGCGTTTCATCGGTGTCAGGGCGCGTTTAGCTTAGCGATCGCCACCCCAACCGGCATCATGGGTAGCCGCGACCCGAATGGCATTCGCCCCCTTGTGATTGGCACCCTACCCCAGGTCGATTCCAATACCCCCCTACGCTATGTTCTGTCCTCCGAAACCTGTGGTTTAGACATTATCGGAGCGGATTACCTGCGGGACGTGGAACCAGGGGAATTGGTTTGGATTACAGAAGAGGGGTTAGCCTCCTTCCACTGGTCTAAGAAATCCCAGCCCAAGCTGTGCATCTTCGAAATGATTTATTTTGCCCGTCCCGACAGTGTGATGGATGATGAGAGCCTTTATAGCTATCGGATGCGAATTGGGCGCAGATTAGCCGCAGAATCCCCTATAGAAGCAGATTTGGTGATTGCTGTACCCGACTCCGGCATTCCAGCCGCGATCGGCTACTCCCAGGCATCCGGCATCCCCTATGCAGAGGGGTTGATTAAAAACCGCTACGTCGGACGGACGTTTATTCAGCCGACTCAAACCATGCGTGAGTCAGGTATCCGAATGAAACTGAACCCCCTCAAGGATGTGTTAACCGGAAAGCGCATCATCATCGTAGATGACTCAATTGTGCGAGGGACTACCAGCCACAAAATTGTCAAAACCTTACGGGATGCGGGGGCGATCGAAGTTCATATGCGAATTTCTTCCCCACCGGGTTACCCATCCTTGCTTCTATGGAATTGA
- the glyA gene encoding serine hydroxymethyltransferase, which produces MSDIALSEGFTVVTRTNLDFLAETDPTIAEIIQQELQRQRDHLELIASENFTSAAVLAAQGSVLTNKYAEGLPGKRYYGGCEFIDRAEQLAIDRAKELFGAAHANVQPHSGAQANFAVFLALLKPGDTFMGMDLSHGGHLTHGSPVNVSGLWFNKQHYGVSQETEQLDYDQIRDLVLQHRPKLIICGYSAYSRIIEFDKFRAIADEVGAYLMADIAHIAGLVASGHHPNPIPYCDVVTTTTHKTLRGPRGGLILTRDPELGKKFDKAVFPGSQGGPLEHVITAKAVAFGEALKPEFKTYSGQVIENARALANQLQKRNFKIVSNGTDNHLLLVDLRSIGMTGKQADQLVSGVNITANKNTVPFDPESPFVTSGLRLGSPAMTTRGMGTAEFTEIGNILADRLLNPDNEAIAQECKRRVAELCTRFPLYSHLTIPVPAMA; this is translated from the coding sequence TTGTCTGATATTGCGCTTTCTGAGGGGTTTACTGTTGTGACTCGAACAAACTTAGACTTTCTTGCCGAAACTGATCCCACGATCGCCGAAATCATCCAGCAGGAACTCCAGCGCCAGCGGGACCACCTGGAATTGATTGCCAGCGAAAATTTTACCTCCGCAGCCGTTTTGGCAGCCCAGGGGTCTGTTCTCACCAATAAATACGCGGAAGGACTACCTGGCAAGCGCTATTACGGTGGTTGTGAGTTTATTGACCGGGCAGAGCAACTGGCAATTGACCGAGCGAAGGAACTGTTTGGGGCAGCCCACGCAAACGTTCAGCCCCACTCTGGTGCCCAGGCAAACTTTGCCGTGTTCCTGGCATTGCTGAAGCCAGGCGACACGTTTATGGGCATGGATCTCTCCCACGGCGGGCACCTGACCCACGGTTCTCCAGTCAATGTCTCTGGTCTCTGGTTCAACAAGCAACACTACGGTGTGAGCCAGGAAACTGAGCAATTGGATTATGACCAGATCCGGGATCTGGTGTTACAACATCGCCCCAAATTGATTATTTGTGGCTACTCCGCCTACTCTCGAATTATTGAATTCGACAAGTTCCGGGCGATCGCCGATGAAGTCGGAGCCTATTTAATGGCAGACATTGCCCACATTGCCGGACTGGTTGCCAGTGGGCACCATCCGAATCCCATTCCCTATTGTGATGTGGTGACCACCACCACCCACAAAACCCTGCGGGGTCCCAGAGGGGGATTGATCTTGACCCGTGACCCTGAACTGGGTAAGAAATTTGACAAAGCAGTTTTTCCTGGCAGCCAGGGCGGCCCTCTGGAACATGTGATTACAGCAAAAGCGGTGGCCTTTGGGGAAGCGCTAAAGCCAGAGTTTAAAACCTACTCCGGTCAAGTGATCGAAAATGCCCGCGCTCTGGCAAATCAACTCCAGAAGCGGAACTTCAAAATTGTCTCGAATGGAACAGATAACCACCTGCTGCTGGTTGACTTGCGCTCGATCGGCATGACTGGAAAGCAGGCAGACCAACTCGTCAGCGGCGTCAATATTACGGCTAACAAAAACACCGTTCCCTTCGACCCGGAGTCACCTTTTGTGACCAGTGGTCTGCGATTAGGCTCCCCTGCCATGACGACCCGTGGCATGGGTACTGCCGAGTTTACCGAAATTGGCAACATTCTTGCTGATCGCCTGCTAAATCCTGATAACGAAGCGATCGCCCAAGAATGTAAACGTCGCGTTGCAGAGTTATGTACGCGCTTTCCCCTCTACTCCCATCTAACGATTCCTGTTCCAGCGATGGCATGA